In Actinoplanes derwentensis, the following proteins share a genomic window:
- a CDS encoding nucleotidyl transferase AbiEii/AbiGii toxin family protein: MSVDDFYRDIARIALNVADKHGFVLGGGVAWLVNGLVARPTEDLDLFTDTAGAVAAAAGEVTSALTAAGYRVVPEEADELFEGMNADIQEFLVAGEHRALRLTLCRLDRNRAPVVMDLGPVMHLDDLVATKVAALVNRREVRDYIDVAAALERYPLPRVLELAHAADPALDPEDIADAGRYLDRLDDARFTLYGLDRAAISALRSRLSDWPRT, translated from the coding sequence GTGAGCGTCGACGACTTCTACCGCGACATCGCCCGGATCGCCCTCAACGTCGCCGACAAACACGGCTTCGTCCTCGGCGGCGGCGTCGCCTGGCTGGTCAACGGCCTGGTGGCCCGCCCCACCGAAGACCTCGACCTGTTCACCGACACGGCCGGAGCGGTGGCCGCCGCAGCCGGCGAGGTGACGTCCGCACTGACCGCCGCCGGTTACCGTGTGGTCCCCGAGGAAGCCGACGAACTGTTCGAAGGCATGAACGCCGACATCCAGGAGTTCCTGGTCGCGGGCGAACACCGCGCCCTACGCCTCACCCTGTGCCGCCTGGACCGCAACCGAGCCCCCGTGGTGATGGACCTCGGCCCGGTCATGCACCTCGACGACCTGGTCGCCACGAAGGTCGCCGCCCTGGTCAACCGGCGCGAAGTCCGCGATTACATCGACGTCGCCGCAGCTCTCGAACGTTACCCCCTCCCCCGGGTCCTGGAACTCGCCCACGCCGCCGACCCGGCCCTCGACCCCGAGGACATCGCCGACGCAGGCCGTTACCTCGACCGCCTCGACGACGCCCGCTTCACCCTTTACGGACTGGACCGCGCCGCCATCTCCGCCCTCCGCTCCCGGTTGTCCGACTGGCCACGAACATAA
- a CDS encoding FAD-dependent monooxygenase has protein sequence MFDVIITGCGPVGAMLAAELRLHDVRVLVLEQDTEPVSFARIVGLHIRSIELMAMRGLLDRLLAHGRRRPAGAYFAAIDKPAPQDLDSPYAYLLGIPQPVVVRLLEEHAATAGASIRRGAAVAGFDQEADGVTVELADGEQLRTRYLVGCDGAHSTVRRLLGVGFPGEPTRNETLMGEMAVTTPPSGPLDRRVDIRPVGDGLYRVIVPAATTGEPPTLDDFRQQLRVLTGTDFGVHSPRWLSRFGDATRLADRYRIGRVLLAGDAAHIHPPIGGQGLNLGLQDAVNLGWKLAAQVHGRAPGTLLDTYQTERHPVAADVLDNTRAQRELLSDEPGAQAVRRLLIELMDFDEVNRRLLEKITGIGVRYDFGPGPDLLGRRMPEIKTRQGDLYGLLHRGRGLLLDCTGHLNTGGRADHLADPSLALDAPAVLLRPDGHVAWLGDDQQDLDTHLTRWFGEPTG, from the coding sequence ATGTTTGACGTGATCATCACCGGGTGCGGCCCGGTCGGCGCGATGCTGGCCGCCGAACTCCGCCTGCACGACGTCCGGGTCCTGGTCCTGGAGCAGGACACCGAACCCGTGTCGTTCGCCCGCATCGTCGGCCTGCACATCCGCAGCATCGAGCTGATGGCGATGCGCGGCCTGCTGGACCGTCTGCTCGCGCACGGCCGCCGGCGTCCGGCCGGCGCCTACTTCGCGGCCATCGACAAACCCGCACCCCAAGACCTTGATTCGCCGTACGCCTACCTGCTCGGGATCCCGCAGCCGGTCGTCGTGCGACTGCTCGAAGAACACGCGGCCACCGCGGGCGCGAGCATCCGGCGCGGTGCCGCCGTGGCCGGTTTCGATCAGGAAGCGGACGGGGTGACGGTCGAACTGGCCGACGGGGAACAGCTGCGCACCCGCTATCTGGTCGGCTGCGACGGCGCACACAGCACGGTTCGGCGGCTGCTCGGTGTCGGCTTCCCCGGCGAACCGACACGCAACGAGACGCTGATGGGCGAGATGGCGGTGACCACACCACCGTCGGGACCGCTCGATCGACGGGTCGACATCCGTCCGGTGGGCGACGGGCTCTACCGGGTCATCGTTCCGGCGGCCACCACCGGGGAGCCGCCCACCCTCGACGACTTCCGCCAGCAGCTGCGCGTTCTCACCGGCACCGACTTCGGGGTGCACTCGCCGCGCTGGCTGTCCCGGTTCGGTGACGCCACCCGGCTGGCCGACCGGTACCGGATCGGCCGGGTGCTGCTGGCCGGTGACGCCGCCCACATCCATCCGCCGATCGGCGGCCAGGGCCTGAACCTGGGCCTGCAGGACGCGGTCAACCTGGGCTGGAAACTGGCCGCCCAGGTCCACGGCCGGGCGCCGGGCACGTTGCTCGACACCTACCAGACCGAACGCCATCCGGTCGCCGCCGACGTACTGGACAACACCCGCGCCCAGCGGGAACTGCTGTCCGACGAACCGGGCGCGCAGGCGGTCCGCCGGCTCCTGATCGAGCTGATGGACTTCGACGAGGTGAACCGCCGTCTGCTGGAGAAGATCACCGGAATCGGTGTCCGCTACGACTTCGGTCCCGGCCCGGACCTGCTCGGCCGCCGGATGCCCGAGATCAAGACGCGGCAGGGCGACCTCTACGGGCTGCTGCACCGGGGTCGTGGCCTGCTGCTGGACTGCACCGGTCACCTGAACACCGGCGGCCGGGCCGACCACCTCGCGGATCCGTCGCTGGCCCTGGACGCACCCGCCGTCCTGCTGCGCCCGGACGGCCACGTGGCTTGGCTCGGCGACGACCAGCAAGACCTGGACACCCACCTCACCCGCTGGTTCGGCGAACCCACCGGCTGA